The window GTGGTATGAAATGGTCAGATTTCACCTTAAACATAAAAATTGTGTATGGATGATAGAGTTGTGAAATTTGGAATTGGGGATCGAATTAGTCAATGCTCATTGGTTAGAATCAGTTTTAAAAACTCCAGAATCGGCCCCTCAGATATGAGAATCCAATGATCCAGTAGAAAAGCCCCTAGAGTTTTTGGATTAAATCATTTAGAATCAAGATTGTTCATAGCTGATTTCGATCTGAATTAAGTGgtcaatttcttatttttgagATAAAGTTAAATCATCCACTCTAGAAATGATAGGAATCAAGATTCAGGCTCAATCGTTTTGCTCAatctaatttctatttttaaatctGTGGTcctaatgttatttttttttggtaggagttCAAGATGTTGCCTTTCTTATTTAGTATCAATACATTTATAGGTCATGTCTGTCGAAGTATTATGTCATTTGTATGCATGGGAGAGTGACTGCCTAACGCGCAAGAATTCAtctctaaggctatgtttggacaAAAATCATAATGTTAATTGATTTGTGTCCATCTCTCTCCACAATTCTCTctcccccaacccccaccccaccccacccccaccccacaccACCCCACCCTTGACATCTAAACATAGCATAAGTTTATTAAGGTCATACTAGATGCATTTTGTGGATAGTTTTCCAAACACAGTAGAAGTTGAAGATGAGCTTCTGCTATTGGACTAAGGTGAGATGAGGTGAGGTGATAAAACTTTAgcataaattgaaaaaagtaAGAAGAGATAGACCTCCTTGATGAAGATTCTTAAGAGTAAAATAGGGGATAGGAGAGCCCAAtagtaaatataaaaaaaaccaaaaggtATGAGAACTTTTGGAATTAATCCctatatataataaaagataaaagagaaagttttcctttaaaccaaaaaatgatccaagagtaaataaattataataaaatttatTCATTTTAATGTGTTATATTACTCAGAAAAGTTGAACTTTGTTGGATAGGTAAGACTTTgagagggaaaaaggaagggaaatgaGGGGTAAGAGGGATGTTTGGCCAGTTTTGTTTTGGGTACGTTAAGCATGGTGTTAAAATTGTTTATGACGAGGCAATGAGGTGTAGTGAACATTCAATGATTGAGGTACATTATCGAGCCCTCCGAATCAATACATCACATCATCGCTCACTGCAGACAATCTAAACTCTCGTGCACATATTAGTATAAGAATGAGAGACATGTGAAAAGGGAAAGGGATCAATTGCTGTTTTCCATGGAAACCGGCAACATCCACGAAgcatctatttcttctctttcttaatgTTTTCTGAGGAAGTGAGCaggaaaagaaatggaaaaaaggcCATTTAAAAGTGACAACTCGTCAACAACATGGATTAATGAGGGAGACAACTTGGAGAAAGACagccaaataaaataagaataaaatatgataccaaaagaaaaaaaaatttggaaggaAAGTTTTAGTTGTTTCTTAATCCATTCCTTCTAAATTCTTAAACCCCTCTCCATCCCCTAAGAAGCTTCCTCTACTTGCTTATTATTAATTGCCAAAACTGATTCTCTTCCATTTAGAGTTAGGAGTAGGAGATATGATCTTTACAAAAATTAAATgtgggaatttattttcttgagatgGTAATTTCTTCACCAATATTATTTGTCTTAACATGTTATTTttacttaaatttaaaattgagTCAAATCACTGAGACCACATACAAACCAAATGAAATCTaatatagaaatcaaaccaaatttaaTTCGGCtttgattttgagattaaaaaaataattcaattttgatttttaggtcATAAAAAttattcgattttgatttgatttgtatcTATTATACCTTGAAGTGAACCAAAATTTAGCCAAGTAACATACCCTCACATGGTGATGGTGagagaaaaaacaataaaaaaccaCTCGTTAGATGGTGACAGTACATGGTATCatgggaaactttttttttgaatattattatttgggAGAAGATTGATGTCTCATTGTACCCCCTACGTTTGGACGTATGACTATGTGAAAAGACCGCTTTACCCCCCTATGTGAATGTCCATGCACACTCTTGCATTGGTCTAGGTATTGACGCAAGAACCTGGTAGCAATCCTCcaccttattattattattattattttgttgttaCAATattattgagttgacttaagatgtgggagtagtttcattttaattaatttcatggGAATGGGGTTATAACTTACAAGACATTGATTATTATTTAAATGAATTAAATTATATGAGCCATTAATTTAGACATTTAAGGCTATAAATGCTTACATTTCATTTAATTTGGGATCGTCCGTCACCCTATGGTAATGGTGTTATCAAGGATTGTTGAATAAGTTTTCTTAGGTGGCCCAccaattgaaatttttatttgatataaTAGGGCTCTGGTTATTAGGGTCCAGAAGTGTGAGGTTAGAGGATGATGATGGGCCTTATTAGATCAAATAATCCACTAATATATGAGAAACATTATCTCTAAAATGCGGTAATTAGAAACGTGTGTTGTTATCACTTATCATCATCAAGTCAAAGAAATGGGGAATGGTTGGATCGAAGTGGCGCACAATGGATATGTTACACTTCTGAGTAAGAAATCATGTACAGGAAACGTAGAAGTGGATCAAAGATTTAGGTATCGATATTGGTATTGACAAATAAATTTGatatgatactgatacttgaaaccatgagtgGAACAAATCGAGGAGTAAGTATTTTAGAACGGCAGTCTAATTCAAGTCTTTTTATAAGAACTCTCTCTAATGTGTGATAATTAATCATTTAATCATACCCTATAAatgcaaccccccccccttttttttttttttttgaggggagaAATTGCTGCCAGGTCCTGCATCAATACAATGGACAATGAGAACCAACGCATGGAGGGATCCAACCGAGtataggattttttattttacgagTGAGATGATGGTCATTTCGCACTCCCTGTGTATGGAGGTGGGCTCCTTATATCATGCTaaccttctttttccttctgttTTCAGACTTCTCTGGCTGAGACTCAACTCCCCCACACCCTCCAACcccctaaaaacaaaaaaccaaaaaaaaaaaaaaaaaaaaaaaaaaacgcagaTCCTGTGGGAGCCCATAAATACCAGGTTGGAGGCTGGGCTTAAATACATAAGCCTGGCCAACGGCCTGATCAGGCCCGGTGGGAGCCCATAAATATCTGGGCTCCACCTGGCTTCAATACATAAGCCTAGACATGGCCTAAAAGTCAGGTAGGAGCCCATAAATATCCGGCTGGAGCCTGGGCTTCAATACATAAGCCTGGCGAGAGTGCTTATCAGGCcagaaattttttatataacTATACCCGGGCAATGTGGTTCCAGCCTCCACTTGTAGAGTAGGCGCCAAGAGTGCAGAAGGTCTAAGGATCAACTCCTCTCACATGTattctttttcccctctctagTGTGCTGAGTAAAGTTAATTCtccttagcttttttttttttttttttgataggtaattCTCCTTAGCTTATTCATGGctacttgagagagagagagagagagagaattagtgACTTTACATATTACACAATACAATTCTTCCCTTACACTGCTTTATTAATTATTGAGTGGTAATTGACTACCAATTGTTTTTGATATAAAACAAGAACCAGAAGAACCTAGAGAATTAGTGACTTTACATATTACACAATACAATTCTTCCATTATTAATTATTGAGTGGTAATTGACTACCAATTGTTTTTGATATAAAACAAGAACCAGAATAACCTATCACTACACCACTCAATGCATCCATCCACAACTTTGTAGTACTTCCTACGCCAATTTCTGctgagaagaagaggagcaacaaCAATCCAGAATCCCAAGATGTAAGAAATAGCCAcatatgaatagaaaaataagtCATTGTCGATGAGACTTTGTTCATCAACATCACCTTCCTTGTATTCCTTGTGGGGTGGTTGAGGTGATGATGAACAATTGACTTCAGTTGGAGGTCCACAAAGTCCTGGATTACCAATGTAGCTATCCTTGGTGAAAGTAGCAAAATTGTTCTCATATGGGATCTTGCCTGAGAGTTGATTGAAGGCCACATTGAAagtggaaagaaaagagagtcGAATCATTTGAGGAGGAATCATTCCCACCAACTTGTTGTGAGAGAGATCCAAGCTCTCCAACAATTTCAAAGCTTGAAATGATTCTGGAAAATAGCCCATTAGAGAATTGTGAGAAAAGGTTTAATGAATGCAGGGCTATCAGCTTTCCCATTTGAGATGGAATATGACCAGATAATTGGTTTACAGACAAATTGATCCCTGTCATCTGGGCAAGAGGAAGACCCTCATATGAGTACAAGTTTTTCTTTGTGGCAAAATTCACTTTGAGTTTTACTTCCATGTAGTCGAGAGACATTATATCTGTAGCAAGTGGTAATTCTGACTTTTCCAGCAATGAGGTGATGTTGTTGAGGCCAGAAGGTATGCTTTCAGACAGACGATTATTTGAAAGATCCAAAAACCGTAATTGTTGCATCTGACACAATGATGTTGGAAGGCaaccaaaaaaatcatttcctCTCATAAGGAGTGCGACCAATTGTGGAAAAGCAGGCAGCCAATCTTGGATGTAGCCGGAAATGGAATTCCTACTTATGTCTAGGAGCTTGAGTGAAGGAAGGGTTGATGGAATAATTGGGAAGAGTGTTGTGAAGCGATTGCCATCAAGCCTTAAGAGTTGTAGATCTATCATGTTGAAAACGCTTGCTATTGCATGCAAATTGTTATTTGATAAGCTTAAAATAAACAAGGAAGTATtattttgagttaatgtatGAGGAATTTCGCCTACAAAGTAATTATTCGATAAGTCTAACAGCTCTAGTTGAATTATATTGGCTAATGACAGAGGGATGCAACCTTCAAGTTTGTTTGTGGACATGTTAAAGAAGGATAATTTTGGGAAAATCACATCAATGTTTCCAGGAAGTTGTCCCTCAATATTGTTGTCGGAGATGTCAAGATATTGGAGTGTTGATGTTCTGTTTTTTATGGGCAGAGGAAATGGGCCATGAAAGTGGTTACCACTCAAGTACAAGTCAAACAATGTAGCATTATATAACAACCATGACGGAATTGTTCCTTGAAGAGAGTTGTACGACAAAGATAGAGTAGACAAGCTGTATTGGGTGGTAATGAAGCGGGGAATGTTCCTAAGTTTACAATTTTCTAAGCCTAAGGAGTTTAGTTGGAAAGATGGAACCCAAGTTGGGGACTCGGTTTCTACTTTTAACTCTCTATTGTTTGAAAGGTTAATCTCTTCAAGTTTTGAAAGATTTGCAAACATAGAGAAGAAGACCACTCCTTTCAACTTATTACTGGAAAGATCAAGATTGACAAGAGAGGTTAGGTTAGAAACTAAAGGAGGAATGGTGCCTGGTATTTGATTTTGAGAAAGATCAAGGCTCTGCAAAGAATTCAATTGGCTGCTCAAACATGTCCAATTGATATTGTCAATTGAATTGCTTCCAAGATTCAGGTACCGTAACTTCCTTAGTTTACAAAGCCCTGtagaatagaaataaaaatataataagattttcatttatgaaaaaaaaaagtgtgctgTGTATGTCCATATCTGTTgtttatataataaataaagaacgaTTTGGTTATATTGAATAGAAGCAAGGGTTGtaccaaacaaaaaacaaaaaaaaacgaaagaatAGAAGCAAGGGTTTATGACATGTAGAGTACAACCAGGCCTGGATCGGCCCAAAATTGAAATGGAATATCATCACTTCAGCCCAAGGCCGACCCGGTCCATTTTTGCAGAGCTCAGCTAAGCTCGGCTTGGAAGACAGACCGGACGGGTTGGgcctaatttttttcttttttaatatattttcaagtTGTTTTTGTAGGATCTATTGTAAGTGTTAATTGATTGTTCCTACTCGTTTTCAAAGCATTTAATTTGGGTCTTTGATAAGTCTTATAGCTTCTATAATCTAGAACGACAAAGAATGTgtttattatattaaaaaataaataaaaaaattcattttgtaCAATCTTGTATCCAAATAAACTGTTCTATCCCTATTCTATTTCTATAATTCACAAGACTTGAAtgtcaaagaaattcaaaaaaagaagaagttccCAGTTCCTTCATTCCCACAGTTCGAACCTTTCATACGCTCACACTTGGCCAGTCTCTAGGCTAGCCAAGATTGAGCTCAGTTGAGCTCGGctggttttgggtatcacagtGAAGACCCAGCTAGGCCAGACCAGGGCCAAATTCAAGAAACCTCAGGCTGGGTCTAGCTTTTGTAAAAACTTGGCCCAACTTGCTCAAGTAGCACCATTAGTGGGTCCTGTCCTAGAGATTTAAAGCAAAACCATCATATTGAATAGACAATTATAATCAAATAATATTAATgcatttatttaaataatttagaTAATGCGTCCAAATGTTCTAAAAAATACTATTATTCGATGGTAAGAAGCATATTTTGTGCCTATAATATTACCATTGAATATAAAAATTGTGTCTGAAACCGAACATAAATCTAGTCTCCTAAGAACTTGAAAATGCAGAAATTAGGACTTAGATAGGACTTAGATTGTGGAGAAGCTTGATAATCTGGAAGAAAAGaatcataacttttttttttctttgtaaaagCAAATGTTCCTCTTAAATTAATAATGCATTGGTACCTGTTGAGAATCCAAGTGAACCTTTTAAATTATTCGATGACAGATCAAGCCCTTCGAGCATAGGGTTGTTATGCAATAGGCAAGAGGGTAATCTTTCATCATTGAGATCATTCATACTTAGATCCAACCGTTTAAATTTCTTCCATCTACATATTAATCCTGCAACACACATGTACAATGTATATATCACTCGTCAATAGATTTACTGCAATGATTTTACAATTCACAGAGGATCCTTTTAATATATACCTTCTAGAAGAGCATccgagtctttggtggcaaaaGTGTCACTTAGAATGAGTTCTTCCAAAGAAGAATGATTTTGTTGTGGACAATGTGGTATATGTTCCACATTGAGATTGCTATAACTTAAATCCAATGTCCGAAGATTCCTTACTTCACATAATACTGGACATAGGTAAGTAAAGAAAGAGAGCAATTACGATCTAATTGATAGAATTTAATTAGTAATAATGAAAACCTTTTCTCCCTAGCATGTATCAGATTGCATATTGGGTATTTTCTTAGCATGTACGTACCTCTCATACTTCCATCGCTGAGATTGTTTTTTCTTAGATTCAAGTAGTGAAGATTTCTTGCTCCTTGTAATGCTGAAAATAGAGGAAGATAAAAAGAACTACTATAATAGAtgggttttttttccccttcaaggtaaaacaaaaaatattttgggaTTAATATCCATTTATTGTTCTATAGATAGAAATATTTTACCTAGCTCATACCTGTTAGGACATTAGAAGACGATTTTTCAAGGGTAAAGNNNNNNNNNNNNNNNNNNNNNNNNNNNNNNNNNNNNNNNNNNNNNNNNNNNNNNNNNNNNNNNNNNNNNNNNNNNNNNNNNNNNNNNNNNNNNNNNNNNNttaacagacctatctgccaactgaagagtagttccagtggctttcaattctcccaatcctagttgcttgtacacatggtaaggtaaaagattcacacttgtgccaaggtcaagtaaggcatgctcaatgtaggtgttgcctatgacacaagatatggtagggctccttgaatccttatacttggctgctataggctgagtaattatggaactaatgttacctgccaagaacgcatttttgggcacactagtgatacgtttgtgagtatacaaatctttcagtacctttgcataggcggggatttgggatatagcatccaaaagagggatgttcacttctacttttttgaagacttctaaaattttatccatggaagcagtcttctttttgtgtaccaagcgattaggaaatgagataagatgaacataaggattgttagggatttgccatttttcagaagaatcattttttatttcctcaaccaaatcatctttagttttagaagaATTCTTAGGTTGATCagacgaacctagaacaagaggcacacttgtgtcctcaactgaaggagagttaacaggagtaatagatggggaagatttaggaatgctctgttggtactctctaccactcctaagggcataaacaactttacattggttagagggcccttgttgggtctgaccatgtactatattcagtggtgcattagttagtgtttgtgaactaacaggctgatgatgcctagggttaggctctggttgactgggtaaagttcatttctccctctcacgcatatttgagacaacttgggtgagttctctcgtaagattttgatgacttgtcatgaggagggccatattttttttcaagtcacttattctacttgatGATAAGATAATAGGAGAG is drawn from Macadamia integrifolia cultivar HAES 741 chromosome 7, SCU_Mint_v3, whole genome shotgun sequence and contains these coding sequences:
- the LOC122083340 gene encoding uncharacterized protein LOC122083340, which gives rise to MRVLCEVRNLRTLDLSYSNLNVEHIPHCPQQNHSSLEELILSDTFATKDSDALLEGLICRWKKFKRLDLSMNDLNDERLPSCLLHNNPMLEGLDLSSNNLKGSLGFSTGPTNGAT
- the LOC122084182 gene encoding receptor-like protein 56, translating into MIDLQLLRLDGNRFTTLFPIIPSTLPSLKLLDISRNSISGYIQDWLPAFPQLVALLMRGNDFFGCLPTSLCQMQQLRFLDLSNNRLSESIPSGLNNITSLLEKSELPLATDIMSLDYMEVKLKVNFATKKNLYSYEGLPLAQMTGINLSVNQLSESFQALKLLESLDLSHNKLVGMIPPQMIRLSFLSTFNVAFNQLSGKIPYENNFATFTKDSYIGNPGLCGPPTEVNCSSSPQPPHKEYKEGDVDEQSLIDNDLFFYSYVAISYILGFWIVVAPLLLSRNWRRKYYKVVDGCIEWCSDRLFWFLFYIKNNW